A portion of the Pseudomonas sp. GR 6-02 genome contains these proteins:
- the ccoM gene encoding cytochrome c oxidase subunit CcoM has translation MFFDNVVIAGVLTVGLMVLFFAGFGFFIWKDSHKRRKP, from the coding sequence ATGTTTTTCGATAACGTGGTGATCGCCGGAGTGCTGACAGTCGGCCTCATGGTTCTGTTTTTTGCAGGGTTTGGATTTTTTATCTGGAAGGATTCGCATAAGCGGAGAAAACCGTAG